One Pseudorasbora parva isolate DD20220531a chromosome 4, ASM2467924v1, whole genome shotgun sequence genomic region harbors:
- the zgc:77880 gene encoding zf-DHHC domain-containing protein has translation MAAFRCRRDPCGFICLILTYFSVFYADYVVIQYVLIPAYSGSVWCTLHGSVFNVILLLLLACHSKAVFSDPGMVPLPETAIDFSDLRSQSNRLNDRGCEGWTVCSRCETYRPPRAHHCRVCQRCIRRMDHHCPWINNCVGELNQKYFIQFLFYTGMASLYSMALVVSAWVWRIRNEREGDGDKEEEDAPSKHLIVAHYIILLVESILFGVFVLVIFYDQLVSIITDETPIEQMRNRLMKDKSNTTHPTHITHTRKPKIALLREVFGRGSVLCWLFPLHSSPPSVGGISYSALPDYNV, from the exons ATGGCTGCGTTTCGCTGTCGGCGAGACCCGTGCGGCTTTATTTGTCTCATTTTAACTTATTTCAGCGTTTTTTACGCCGACTATGTTGTCATTCAGTATGTCCTGATCCCCGCGTATTCTGGAAG TGTATGGTGCACTCTCCATGGATCTGTGTTCAATGTTattctgttattactgctggcGTGCCATTCAAAAGCAGTGTTCTCCGACCCTG GAATGGTTCCTCTACCTGAGACGGCCATTGACTTCTCTGACTTGCGGTCCCAGTCCAACCGTCTAAATGACAGA GGCTGTGAGGGCTGGACAGTGTGCAGTCGCTGTGAGACATATCGGCCTCCTCGAGCCCATCACTGCAGAGTTTGTCAGCGCTGCATCAGGAGAATGGACCATCACTGCCCGTG GATCAATAACTGTGTTGGGGAGCTCAATCAGAAATACTTCATACAGTTCCTCTTCTACACAG GCATGGCCAGCTTGTATTCCATGGCGCTGGTGGTGTCAGCATGGGTGTGGAGAATAAGAAATGAAAGAGAGGGAGATGGAgataaagaagaagaagatgctCCCAGCAAACATCTTATTGT GGCGCATTATATCATTCTGCTGGTGGAGTCAATACTTTTTGGAGTTTTTGTCTTGGTGATATTTTATGACCAG CTGGTGTCCATTATAACAGATGAGACGCCCATTGAGCAGATGAGGAACAGActaatgaaagacaaatccaacACCACCCACCCgacacacattacacacacaagAAAGCCAAAAATTGCATTGCTCAGGGAGGTTTTTGGACGTG GTTCTGTACTATGTTGGCTGTTTCCGCTCCATTCCTCCCCTCCTTCTGTTGGCGGCATCAGTTATTCAGCACTTCCTGATTACAATGTGTAA
- the eif3f gene encoding eukaryotic translation initiation factor 3 subunit F has translation MAVHGPVVKIHPVVLASIADSYERRNEGASRVIGTLLGTADKHSVEVTNCFSVPHNESEDEVAVDMEFAKNMYELHKKVSPSEVIIGWYATGYDITEHSVLIHEYYSREAPNPIHLTVDTALQSNKMNIRAYVSSQMGVPGKTVGVMFTPLTVKYIYYDTERIGVDLLQRTRASPNRTNGLTTDLAQVGSAAGRIQEMLTTVLAYIEDVLSGKVMADNSVGRFLMDLVNKVPKISAEDFESMLNSNINDLLMVTYLANLTQAQIALNEKLVVL, from the exons ATGGCGGTCCACGGCCCGGTCGTGAAAATCCACCCGGTGGTTTTGGCATCGATCGCGGACTCGTACGAGCGTAGGAATGAGGGAGCAAGTCGTGTGATCGGCACATTATTAG GAACAGCAGACAAGCATTCAGTTGAAGTCACCAACTGCTTCTCTGTTCCTCACAATGAGTCTGAAGATGAG GTGGCTGTTGACATGGAGTTCGCCAAGAACATGTATGAGCTTCATAAGAAGGTTTCACCAAGTGAAGTCATTATTGGATG GTATGCCACAGGATATGACATCACAGAACACTCCGTTCTGATCCATGAGTATTACAGCCGAGAAGCTCCAAACCCCATTCACCTCACGGTGGACACGGCACTGCAGAGCAACAAAATGAACATCCGTGCCTATGTCAG TTCACAGATGGGTGTCCCGGGCAAGACAGTCGGTGTCATGTTCACCCCACTGACAGTCAAGTACATTTACTACGACACAGAGCGCATTGGAG TTGACCTTCTACAGAGGACTCGTGCATCTCCCAATCGCACTAACGGACTGACCACAGATCTGGCCCAGGTTGGCAGTGCAGCAGGACGAATACAAGAAATGCTGACCACAGTGCTCGCATACATAGAAGATGTGCTG tCTGGTAAAGTGATGGCTGATAACAGCGTTGGTCGTTTCCTGATGGATCTTGTGAACAAAGTTCCCAAGATCTCAGCGGAAGACTTTGAGAGCATGCTGAACTCCAACATTAAT GATCTGTTGATGGTGACCTACCTGGCGAATCTCACTCAAGCTCAGATTGCGCTTAACGAGAAACTAGTTGTTCTGTGA